ACTTAGCAGCAACATATCAGAAAGCATACTGGATTAAACATGAGAATGCATAACTACGATAAACATGGAACCgctttttttaatttggtagTAGTTTATAAACTCAATATCACATGAAACAATGTTATCAAATTGGTAAGAGATGCTCCATAGCATGAGATTGTACACAACGAAGAGTCAGGAAACATTTATGCAATCAAGGTCAGACATGAATGTTTTCAGATCATAATGCCCATGCTTAGGAACCACTTTCTGGACAAGAAGTTATAAATCTGCATACTGAACGTACAACCAAACAGAGAAACTGCATCAAATTCAGAGATGTTACCAGTTTGACAGTGTTTGAATCATACTCCCAAGTTGTCCAGGTCTCGGATCTCTCCCAGCAGCAAACTGTACCTGCATTTCACAATAAATAATAGATTCAATACTTCTTAAaggaaataaacaaaaaccgaAGAGTTGAAAGAGGCAAGCGAAATCAAGAAGAAACaacacaacaaaataaaaaaattgaggcAAAGGCAGCAGtaaaaacccacaaacctcaaAGCATTTTCGCAGCTGATCCAGCTTTCCTCTTATTATGCCCTAAGAGAACATATAAAGTAACAATCAGACATCTCCTTCATGTTTTCTCTATCTACTTAAACCTATGTTACACAGATACAAATAAAGAATAAAGTACTATACAACAAGGATGGGATAATTAAATAGTATATATCACATAATCACATTACATATATATGTGCAAAAGTCATCTACATAAGAAAGTCAGCAATGAGttcataatttaaaaataccacaGACACCCCCCATATTTAAGgaaaaaattcaccaaaaaaaccCTTGTGCATCTGGATGCGTTCGTACACAACGCATGTTGCACTATATCCAAAAGTCAAACTTACAAAACATCAACGAATACTGCAAATCTGTATCTGATAACTGTTCTGGTGTTATCGGGTGCTCAGGGCCATATCCTTACAGGATACTCCACACCTACAATATTTGGAATATCTGGGCTTCATAGACGAAACTAACAGTAACAATTTTCAGGTACTGTCCAATATTCAAAAATAATATTCTTACACAGGGAAGAACACATTTtatatagaaataataaaataatcataGCAGTGTCCTGCTGCACATGCACACACTGAGACAAATTGGCAGGGAGGagtatttatttatataataatttgTTAAAGTTATGATATTCATTCCACAGCCTTAACTATAGAAACTTTTTTGTCCAATAAAAGGTGAATGTTTCAAGGTAGCTGGAAACAATAGAGGTAGAGGGATGAAAGAATAATTACCGAATACATGCACTCATTAATGAGAAAATCCTCGAGCCCACGTACATTAATAACATCTAACTCCTGTATAAGTTGATCATACGGTAGTACCTGgaaaatatttcaaaaataTATGAGAAAACAGAATGCACAACACAATATGGGACATCTGTGTATATCAAAAACGGATATTTACTCAACAGTGACCTAGACCCCctccccttctctcttctctccccaaaaagggaaaaaaaaaaggttctaGAAGGCTTTCTCCATAGGCCCTTAGCATAACAATATCATGATATGATGAATCACTACATTACAAATACTTAAAAAGGTTCCAGAAgactttcttcatagtcttttAGCATAACAATCACATTATATGATCAATCAAAGGCATCAGATAATAAGGACCTGTAAGCCCACTATTGTTCTGATTTTGATTGGACCTCATAAGCTTATGGCATTCCatattttaaattaacttttcaTATCATTCTTTGCGGTAAAAGGAACCATAATCTATTACATTCAGAATTCAATTGGTAACTACAGGCTTTGATCCAAGTGCAACTATAACAATAATCTGTCCATAAGACTTGTCTAGAAGTGATGACAATTTTCCTCTCCTTTCACTTTTCCTTTATGACGACATATTTTTTGAAGCATGGAAGACATCAAGTACCAAAAGTGAGAAGCTCCATATAATCACATTGAAAAACCATACAGCCATTTATGGCATgggggtaaccgcggttattgacccataaccgtttaagcCCTTACCCACATAACaatttacccgttgggtaactGTATAAACAGGTataccatacccataaccgtttataaacacataaccgtgtacccatttaaccataaccgcaTAACCATTTGTCCGGTTTTACCCGTTTACCCGTTttttaaaaagttgaaaattaacaaagaaatttgtcataattttcttttttcgacAATTGAATGCCGTTATAGAAGCAagtgatttatttgatcaatcaCTTGTCAACTAGAATTGAATGATGGAAATTATAAAGCTTACAAATAATTTTCACAActcttcattttattttaatgaaGAAGTTTTGCCGTGCCACCGAGTACAGATGCCACATATTTTCAATCCCTATCCTTAGTGTTTAGACCAACTATTAAGTTTGAGGAGGAACCAGTTATTTGATCGAGAAAAAGTGAATAGTTGATAGAAAAATGTAACTTGTTTTTCAGGCCACTTGTGGTAAATAATCTTTAGTAGGTAGCTCCTGCCTTCTTTAAAACTACCTCTTTAGTGTGGGTATTGTATCACTATGGCCATATAGATACAACCAGAGGCAACTCCATACCCAGGAGGGTATTTTTATTGAGCTAATGAAGGTTAATGGTTTTGGCAAGGACCGACATCATGACGAAATTGTTTTGtcggagatgagagagaggcagagatgagagagagagcagtgatgagagagagaggagcaGCGATAAGAGAGGTCTCGTAGTTTTTAGggcttttaatttttattgttttaaattttacaaatacccataaccattacTACACAATAAGAGATGTATATCACCAACAACTTTTCATAATATGAGGATTACGCATTTAAGGAAACATACCTTGTTTGTCTCAGCCAGTGTAAGAACAGTGAGCTGCTTCAGCTTTAAGACTTGATCAGGGACCAACTGTGGTAGGCGACTGGCATCACCTGCAGTTTAACtacttttcagttttttaaattCCAATACAATGACAAAAGAAGcttaaatttcttttttcaaagaaaaaaatactCGGAGAGTTTATGGGATGGAGTTCTCCTGGCAATTGACATTATCTCCTGAATGTTAAAAATTATTGAAGTAAAAAGGAAAAGCTTAAATGTTATGGAGAGGTACCATCTCAGCCAGAATGCAGGGAATAATAAACGATACGGTAGCAGATTTTAACAAAAGATACAGCGGCAGCTTTAAGAAAAATGTGGCagtttaaaatttctttttaCGAGAATATGTTGCTGCCTCATTCATTCATCTTATCAGTGAAAAAGTATAAGATAGTATCTGTGTTTGACATCTCCAAAGAAACAGTAAGAAACCAAAACTGGTGCTAAAGTGATGACTCCGCGGACGAGCTTGATAGAAGTATACACGGGTAGGTTACATCCTGAAGCTACATTAACACGACAAAAGCACCCACCATATTAGCACCCAAAACCCCGCCACAAGTACTAGAGAAATGAGGCTGCACAATGTTTTAAACAATGAGCCAATAGACAGTTCCAACAGTGGCtcgaattttgggattttctcCTTCTGGGTTTTGTTTCCATGTTGCAACAGGGCATATCACTTTGGAGAGCATAATTGTTGACATTTAAATTTAAGGGCGTCATTACTCGATTTCTTTATCACAAACATGGAAGAGGAAAACAAACATTAATCGATTTGGTGCAAGATGACCAAAGCAATAAAAGCAATAGCTAGAGATTAACAAACCCATTATAAAATCGACCAAAACACAAAGTAAGCTCCGTGTGCTTACTCTTGTAATCGCTCCATGTGCCGTGTGCAAACAATCGAAGCAGATCCAGGTACACAGAATTTTCAGTTCCTTCAAGCTGCACATATATCAGAGTCAAAAACAAATGCGTATCAAAATtcatggtaaaaaaaattaagaacacGGTAACAatcaacaattttatttttctctttggcTGCAACAAAATTCTTTGCTCACGCCCAGAAACTACAACACCAAAAAACAcacagaaaaaggaaaattcacaaaatttaaaatttaaaaaaaaaaacaaatatgggaACCTGAAGAATATTAGGTACGGCGATAATCTCCGAAAAGGCGAAAAGCGCAGGGTGGGAGGTGGCTTCCGCGACGAGGGGGCCGAGGGCGGAGCCGTCGAGAGATGAGGCTTGCTTCACGAAGTGATCGATGACCTCCTCTTGCTTTTGCTCAATCTCCATCTCTCAAAACagcaaaaatataatttcaGCGATGAAAAAAATTGAGACAAAACGGTGAAAATTTCAGCAGTGGAAAGCTAGGGATTTGGTGGGTTTGAATTTGGGGGAAGAGATTGAGCAGAAAATAGAGGGTTTCGGTTCGGAGAGAGGATCTTAGAGTAAAAAGGTGCATAGTCTGATTCTATTTGAACCCAAGGGTAGTTAGTGGTCCTAGTTTTGTGGCATGGTGTATTCTGAGCCGTGGATGATAGTACGGACAATGTAGGGCCCAGCTGATCAACCGCTTCAAAAACACATCAGGCCTAATGATTCTAgcactttttcttttatttttagctACGTCTTGCAACTCCATTTTGATATTACTTTACGTTCTGTAGCTTAAAAGTCATCACTTaatctttgaaactcaaaattcattCCGTTTTGATTTGAgtttgtttggatgtgcttttaaaatgattaaaagttCTTTTGGTAAAAATGTTTTGAGAACCAATTATTAGTAAAGATGTaaataaattctaaaaaaaacacttaaagtgtttcCTGGAAGAAgtacataactggtgcttcttgtaaAAATCACTTTAAATGattttggaatccaaaaatattttctctaaaagtgttttcagtcattttaaaagcacatctcttctctctctaaaacttaTAGGTCACCACATAAAACATACGTGGGATCCAACACCCCATAATATTATGTCATATacaataaatttgattataaatctctTTTATGCGTTATCATTCAACAATCAAAGAATATCAAGTTTAATAGaaattgaaaagataaaaatataaaaaaagaaattatattGGTCCACCCAAGTCAAATCCACATAAGTGGCACAATTGACTGACATGTCAGCAAAAAATATAAGACTAGCATTTGCCACATCATTATTTAACGGTCAAACTAACGGTTTCACTAATGGATTTACTAATAGatatatgaaattaaaataaatgatatataaatatatgagattgaaatgttttaaagattatACATGAGGTTGCAACGACCCACAAATATGagaggtaaaatgtaatttacccttatatATTATAGGTAAATATATACAGTTCAAGGGTTTAGAATTTTGGAGTTATACATCAAGCTGACATCAcccattattttaatttttttatgtcaaGCGGTGTAACATATGTGCAACAAACGGTGAGTGGTCAACAGCAATTGCGAGGGTGGGCCCCACTGCAGAAGACCAACAACTCCATGATGTGGCTTGTTGTGAGCCATTGAATTTTCAATGGCCAGATAATCTGGACGGTTGGATTTTCAACC
This is a stretch of genomic DNA from Malus domestica chromosome 02, GDT2T_hap1. It encodes these proteins:
- the LOC103407365 gene encoding COP9 signalosome complex subunit 7 isoform X2, with the protein product MEIEQKQEEVIDHFVKQASSLDGSALGPLVAEATSHPALFAFSEIIAVPNILQLEGTENSVYLDLLRLFAHGTWSDYKSDASRLPQLVPDQVLKLKQLTVLTLAETNKVLPYDQLIQELDVINVRGLEDFLINECMYSGIIRGKLDQLRKCFEVQFAAGRDPRPGQLGSMIQTLSNWLDTSNNLLISIQEKIKWADAMTEVAKEHKREVENRVEEVKKSISMKADVDLRGHEETYSEPGGVMDYEEDRSRPKRRRHPIYR
- the LOC103407365 gene encoding COP9 signalosome complex subunit 7 isoform X4; this encodes MEIEQKQEEVIDHFVKQASSLDGSALGPLVAEATSHPALFAFSEIIAVPNILQLEGTENSVYLDLLRLFAHGTWSDYKSDASRLPQLVPDQVLKLKQLTVLTLAETNKVLPYDQLIQELDVINVRGLEDFLINECMYSGIIRGKLDQLRKCFEVQFAAGRDPRPGQLGSMIQTLSNWLDTSNNLLISIQEKIKWADAMTEVAKEHKREVENRVEEVKKSISMKFPTVSRPTLTSGGTRRPTPNLVE
- the LOC103407365 gene encoding COP9 signalosome complex subunit 7 isoform X1, which codes for MEIEQKQEEVIDHFVKQASSLDGSALGPLVAEATSHPALFAFSEIIAVPNILQLEGTENSVYLDLLRLFAHGTWSDYKSDASRLPQLVPDQVLKLKQLTVLTLAETNKVLPYDQLIQELDVINVRGLEDFLINECMYSGIIRGKLDQLRKCFEVQFAAGRDPRPGQLGSMIQTLSNWLDTSNNLLISIQEKIKWADAMTEVAKEHKREVENRVEEVKKSISMKADVDLRGHEETYSEPGGVMDYEEDRSRPKRLMNIMCGLS
- the LOC103407365 gene encoding COP9 signalosome complex subunit 7 isoform X3, whose product is MEIEQKQEEVIDHFVKQASSLDGSALGPLVAEATSHPALFAFSEIIAVPNILQLEGTENSVYLDLLRLFAHGTWSDYKSDASRLPQLVPDQVLKLKQLTVLTLAETNKVLPYDQLIQELDVINVRGLEDFLINECMYSGIIRGKLDQLRKCFEVQFAAGRDPRPGQLGSMIQTLSNWLDTSNNLLISIQEKIKWADAMTEVAKEHKREVENRVEEVKKSISMKKFPTVSRPTLTSGGTRRPTPNLVE